One stretch of Punica granatum isolate Tunisia-2019 chromosome 5, ASM765513v2, whole genome shotgun sequence DNA includes these proteins:
- the LOC116208354 gene encoding beta-1,2-xylosyltransferase XYXT1-like, translating into MVHHQRYHQWRKGDAHAYEEDEESHGLAALGCGSSACSKRKRPKLFYLLVISLLSCSFVLAPQLLTSSTFSLLYTFGLDSEQPADIDFNAPLCSSMPRGTICCDRSSIRSDVCLMKGDIRTDAVSSSVFVYTPRNISISSKNDEEAEIQHEKIKPYTRKWETSVMDTIDELKLVAKKEAAGFAHKCDVSYDVPAVFFSTGGYTGNVYHEFNDGILPLYITSQHLNKKVVFVILEYHNWWIMKYGDILSHLTDYPPIDYSGDKRTHCFSVAIVGLRIHDELTIDSSTMKGNKSIVDFRTVLDRAYWPRIRGLIQDEEREMRMKMNGPSLSPSIEPQLRDQSQMKKPKLVILSRNGSRAILNEDALVKLAEEIGFNVEVLRPRRTTELAKIYRVLNSSDVMVGVHGAAMTHFLFVRPGCWFIQVVPLGTDWAAETYYGEPARKLGLKYIGYKILPRESTLYREYDRKDPVLMDPESVNQKGWEFTKKIYLDRQNVYLDLRRFRQRLVRAYDHSFRMINRRASIQSQ; encoded by the exons ATGGTGCACCACCAGAGGTACCATCAATGGAGGAAAGGGGACGCCCACGCTTACGAGGAGGACGAGGAGTCGCATGGCCTCGCCGCTCTCGGGTGTGGGAGCTCCGCCTGTTCCAAGAGGAAAAGGCCCAAGCTTTTCTACCTCCTCGtcatctctctcctctcttgcAGCTTCGTGTTGGCTCCTCAGCTCCTGACTTCAtccactttctctctcttgt ACACATTTGGACTGGATAGTGAACAGCCCGCAGATATTGATTTCAATGCTCCTCTGTGTTCTTCGATGCCTAGAG GCACCATATGTTGCGATAGGAGCAGTATCCGTTCCGATGTTTGCCTCATGAAAGGGGACATAAGAACGGACGCGGTCTCGTCATCGGTCTTTGTGTACACTCCAAGAAATATCAGCATCTCGAGCAAAAATGACGAAGAAGCAGAAATACAACACGAGAAGATAAAGCCTTACACCCGGAAGTGGGAAACTTCGGTGATGGACACCATCGATGAGTTGAAACTCGTCGCGAAGAAGGAGGCTGCGGGCTTCGCCCATAAGTGTGATGTTTCTTACGATGTGCCTGCTGTGTTCTTCTCGACCGGGGGATACACCGGGAATGTCTATCACGAGTTCAACGATGGGATTCTGCCGCTTTATATCACTTCCCAGCATCTCAATAAGAAGGTTGTGTTTGTGATTCTCGAGTACCACAACTGGTGGATTATGAAGTATGGGGATATCCTGTCTCATCTCACTGACTATCCTCCGATTGATTATAGCGGGGATAAGAGGACCCATTGCTTCTCTGTAGCCATTGTTGGGCTCAGAATCCACGATGAGCTCACCATAGACTCTTCTACGATGAAGGGGAATAAGAGCATAGTTGACTTCAGGACTGTGCTGGACCGAGCTTACTGGCCGCGGATCAGAGGTCTGATACAGGACGAGGAGCGTGAGATGAGGATGAAAATGAACGGCCCCTCTTTATCTCCATCAATCGAGCCCCAACTACGTGACCAGTCTCAAATGAAGAAACCGAAGCTGGTAATCCTGTCAAGGAATGGGTCAAGGGCAATTCTGAATGAGGATGCGTTGGTTAAGTTGGCTGAGGAAATCGGGTTCAATGTAGAAGTTCTGAGGCCTAGACGTACGACTGAGCTTGCAAAGATCTATCGGGTGCTGAACTCGAGTGATGTTATGGTAGGGgtccacggagcagccatgaCCCACTTCCTCTTTGTGAGGCCCGGTTGTTGGTTTATTCAAGTTGTTCCCTTGGGCACTGACTGGGCTGCTGAAACTTACTATGGTGAACCTGCAAGGAAGCTTGGGTTGAAGTACATCGGATACAAGATTCTTCCCAGAGAGAGCACTCTGTACAGGGAATACGATAGAAAAGATCCCGTGCTCATGGACCCAGAAAGCGTGAATCAGAAAGGATGGGAATTCACGAAGAAGATCTATCTTGACAGGCAAAATGTATACTTGGACCTCAGAAGGTTCAGACAGCGTCTAGTCCGTGCGTATGACCATTCCTTTAGAATGATTAACCGGAGAGCTAGTATTCAATCACAGTGA
- the LOC116208767 gene encoding transcription initiation factor IIB-2 has translation MSDTFCSDCKKHTEVVSDHSAGDTVCSECGLVLESHSIDETSEWRIFANESGDNDPVRVGGPTNPLLTDGGLSTVIAKPNGTTGEFLSSSLGRWQNRGSNPDRGLRLAFKTIATMSDRLGLVATIKDRANEIYKKVEDQKSSRGRNQDALLAACLYIACRQEDKPRTVKEICSVANGATKKEIGRAKEYIVKQLGLEKGQSVEMGAIHAADFMRRFCSNVGMNNQAVKAAQEAVQKSEEFDIRRSPISIAAAVIYIITQLSDEKKPLRDISLATGVAEGTIRNSYKDLYPHISKIIPSWYAKEEDLKNLCSP, from the exons ATGTCGGATACATTCTGCTccgattgcaagaagcacacGGAGGTGGTGTCCGACCACTCCGCCGGCGACACCGTCTGCTCGGAGTGCGGCCTCGTGCTCGAGTCTCATTCCATCGATGAGACGTCTGAGTGGAGGATTTTCGCCAATGAATCGGGCGACAACGATCCGGTCCGTGTTGGTGGCCCCACTAACCCGCTCCTCACCGATGGCGGTCTCTCCACCGTCATAGCTAAGCCCAACGGCACCACCGGCGAGTTCCTGTCCTCTTCCCTGGGGCGGTGGCAGAACCGCGGATCGAATCCCGATCGTGGACTCAGACTCGCGTTCAAGACCATTGCGACTATGTCCGACAG GTTGGGTCTCGTTGCAACCATTAAG GATCGCGCAAATGAGATATATAAGAAGGTCGAAGACCAAAAGTCAAGTAGAGGAAGAAATCAGGATGCGCTATTGGCTGCTTGCCTGTACATTGCTTGTCGGCAAGAAGACAAGCCACGTACTGTCAAGG AAATTTGCTCCGTTGCCAACGGAGCCACTAAGAAGGAAATAGGACGAGCAAAAGAATACATAGTGAAACAACTGGGGTTAGAGAAGGGCCAGTCAGTCGAAATGGGAGCAATACATGCTGCCGATTTTATG AGGCGTTTTTGTTCCAATGTTGGTATGAACAACCAAGCAGTTAAAGCTGCCCAGGAAGCTGTACAGAAGTCTGAAGAGTTTGATATAAG GAGGAGTCCTATATCTATTGCAGCAGCAGTTATTTACATCATTACCCAGCTCTCAGATGAGAAGAAGCCTCTCCGAG ATATTTCTCTAGCTACTGGAGTTGCAGAAGGAACTATAAGGAACTCGTACAAGGATCTGTacccccacatatccaaaatAATCCCGAGCTGGTATGCCAAGGAGGAGGATCTCAAGAACCTCTGCAGTCCTTGA